From Mustela erminea isolate mMusErm1 chromosome 1, mMusErm1.Pri, whole genome shotgun sequence, a single genomic window includes:
- the LOC116592469 gene encoding basic proline-rich protein-like yields the protein MPSESAPAGRLRAERHWLPFTDSDFAGTRQREREEPGTRGPRERRAARCRSPRAPGPREAGGEARLGQPATLRRPRAARSALEGPTAPTPPGEGGDRARPAGAADAHSARSPSTAATPSARRGVPASPRRPAGRPAATPGRMGKDEAQGPRGPRLRGARQRLKGGPRDSRRPEGRAPRAAIAPTPAPTPAPAASPSRPPPPSSPLLTSSPGGSARQPQGQISAAHSPRGGTQEPQPRTPSPPAGPCVPEPARDSPSRAAVLRSNQAALPPLSSALLYLLRSLPRSLAPTYLLISLRSLSRPPPPLHLRPQMGGNEQSANREKRPAPPHRPLPLRPPTAGEREGAIKKDGRGRSDSQSSQPVSAKGVGGEDGLVSPPPSQKA from the coding sequence ATGCCATCAGAGTCCGCCCCGGCCGGACGACTCAGGGCCGAGCGGCATTGGCTGCCCTTCACTGACAGCGATTTTGCAGGCACgcgacagagagaaagagaagagccgGGGACTCGAGGCCCGAGGGAGAGGCGGGCGGCGCGATGCCGCTCCCCGCGAGCTCCGGGTCCCCGAGAGGCTGGCGGGGAGGCGAGGCTTGGCCAGCCCGCCACGCTCAGGCGGCCGAGGGCAGCGAGGTCAGCCCTGGAAGGGCCGACCGCCCCCACGCCCCCTGGGGAGGGAGGCGACCGCGCTCGGCCGGCCGGGGCTGCGGACGCCCATTCAGCCCGAAGCCCGTCCACGGCCGCCACCCCCTCGGCCCGCCGCGGCGTCCCGGCCTCCCCGCGCCGGCCAGCGGGCCGCCCCGCCGCCACCCCCGGGAGGATGGGGAAGGACGAGGCGCAGGGGCCGCGGGGGCCGCGCCTCCGGGGCGCGCGGCAAAGGCTGAAGGGCGGCCCGCGGGACTCGCGCCGGCCCGAGGGACGGGCGCCCCGGGCGGCCATCGCGCCGACCCCCGCGccgacccccgcccccgccgcttCCCCGTCCAGGCCGCCGCCGCCGTCCAGCCCGCTCCTCACCTCATCTCCAGGCGGGTCCGCGCGGCAGCCCCAGGGACAAATCAGTGCAGCTCACTCGCCGCGGGGAGGGACGCAGGAGCCGCAGCCCCGCACACCATCCCCGCCCGCCGGCCCGTGCGTCCCGGAGCCCGCTCGGGATTCTCCCTCGCGAGCCGCCGTACTACGGAGCAACCAAGCTgcgctccctcccctctcctccgcTCTTCTCTACCTCCTTCGctccctccctcgctccctcGCTCCCACCTATCTCCTCATCTCCCTCCGCAGCCTCTCCcgccctcctccacccctccatCTCCGCCCACAGATGGGTGGGAACGAACAGTCGGCCAATCGGGAGAAGAGGCCCGCACCTCCTCACCGCCCCCTACCGCTACGCCCGCCCAccgcaggagagagggagggggcaattaaaaaagatggaagaggacGGAGTGACAGCCAAAGTAGCCAACCAGTAAGCGCAAAGGGTGTGGGCGGGGAGGACGGCCTTgtctccccgcccccttcccagAAGGCGTAA